In a single window of the Pontibacter russatus genome:
- a CDS encoding glycoside hydrolase family 43 protein: MKNRSFTRKTVFALLAASALTTACNSSTPEGEEADTQAVAADSTGSTAQDAQFLSQPLVTDIYTADPSAHVFNGKIYIYPSHDIDAGVPEKDDGAHFAMRDYHVFSMDDPSGEIVDHGVALDIEDIPWAGRQLWAPDAAYKDGTYYLYFPVKDKEDVFRIGVATSSSPTGPFKPEPKPIANSYSIDPAVYMDEDGAAYMYFGGIWGGQLQRWSSGVYKEEDVYPADNEPALMPKVARLSDDMLNFSEEVRDVQILDENGKPLLAGDNERRFFEAPWIHKYNGKYYFSYSTGDTHNIAYAIGDSPYGPFTYKGVLLNPVQGWTNHHSVIEHEGKWYLFYHDTQLSGKTHLRNIKVTELKHNPDGTIQTITAYTE, encoded by the coding sequence ATGAAAAACCGCTCCTTTACCAGAAAAACAGTTTTTGCGCTGCTGGCAGCCTCGGCTCTCACCACCGCCTGCAACAGCAGTACCCCGGAAGGCGAAGAAGCCGACACACAGGCCGTGGCTGCTGACAGCACCGGCTCGACGGCACAGGATGCGCAGTTTTTGTCGCAGCCGCTGGTGACGGACATCTATACGGCGGACCCCTCGGCCCACGTCTTCAACGGCAAGATTTATATATACCCCTCGCACGACATCGACGCCGGAGTTCCGGAGAAGGACGACGGCGCCCACTTTGCCATGCGCGATTACCACGTCTTCTCGATGGATGACCCAAGTGGGGAAATAGTGGACCATGGCGTGGCGCTGGACATTGAGGACATTCCGTGGGCCGGGCGGCAGCTTTGGGCACCCGATGCGGCCTATAAGGACGGCACCTACTACCTTTACTTCCCGGTGAAGGACAAGGAGGACGTGTTCCGGATAGGAGTGGCCACCAGTTCTTCCCCGACAGGCCCGTTCAAGCCGGAGCCTAAGCCGATCGCAAACAGCTACAGCATCGACCCGGCGGTATATATGGACGAGGACGGTGCCGCCTATATGTACTTCGGCGGTATATGGGGCGGGCAACTGCAGCGCTGGAGTTCCGGGGTTTACAAGGAGGAAGACGTGTACCCGGCTGACAACGAACCGGCCCTGATGCCCAAAGTGGCGCGCCTGAGCGACGACATGCTGAACTTCAGTGAAGAGGTGCGGGATGTGCAGATTCTGGATGAGAACGGCAAACCGCTGCTGGCCGGTGACAACGAGAGGCGCTTTTTTGAGGCGCCCTGGATACACAAGTACAACGGCAAATACTACTTCTCGTACTCCACCGGCGACACCCACAACATTGCCTACGCCATCGGCGACAGCCCCTACGGGCCATTTACCTACAAAGGCGTGCTGCTGAACCCGGTGCAGGGCTGGACAAACCACCACTCGGTGATAGAGCATGAGGGCAAGTGGTACCTGTTTTACCACGACACGCAACTGTCCGGCAAAACGCACCTGCGCAACATCAAAGTGACGGAGCTGAAGCACAATCCTGACGGCACCATCCAGACCATCACCGCCTACACCGAATAA
- a CDS encoding ROK family protein, whose translation MADPTVVGVEVGGKHITAAQVNLEAGALQAQAPVRTPVQANGGKSEIIRSWAHAMAAAAGTNAADGLRFGIAMPGPFDYEKGIALMKFQDKYDALYGLDVKELLAAALQVQPGQIRFMNNAACFLQGEALGGAAKGAARPIGLTLGTSLGSAIYENGLAVDAALWCAPYKEGIAQDYLGAHWIVQRYKDLTGLEVAHVKALVELLPEYQQVQDVFEEFGRQLGEILVPYIQQENADTVVIGGEIGQTLALFLPQLEQTLFEHASPVPIRQAQLGEAAALLGAAALWEDQLA comes from the coding sequence ATGGCAGACCCTACCGTGGTAGGCGTGGAGGTGGGCGGCAAACACATAACAGCCGCACAGGTAAATCTGGAGGCGGGAGCGCTGCAGGCGCAGGCGCCTGTCCGTACACCGGTGCAGGCAAACGGGGGAAAGTCGGAAATCATACGCAGTTGGGCGCATGCGATGGCGGCCGCCGCCGGAACAAACGCGGCCGACGGACTCCGGTTCGGCATAGCCATGCCCGGCCCCTTCGACTATGAAAAGGGCATAGCGCTCATGAAGTTTCAGGACAAGTACGATGCGCTGTATGGCCTGGATGTAAAAGAACTGCTGGCGGCGGCGCTGCAGGTGCAGCCGGGGCAAATCCGGTTCATGAACAACGCCGCCTGTTTTCTGCAGGGCGAGGCCCTTGGCGGGGCCGCGAAAGGAGCGGCCCGCCCCATCGGCCTGACCCTGGGCACGAGTCTGGGCTCAGCCATATATGAGAACGGCCTCGCAGTGGACGCGGCTCTGTGGTGTGCGCCATACAAGGAAGGCATCGCGCAGGACTACCTGGGGGCCCATTGGATCGTGCAGCGGTACAAGGACCTGACGGGACTGGAAGTGGCGCACGTGAAAGCGCTCGTGGAACTGTTGCCGGAGTACCAGCAGGTGCAGGACGTGTTCGAGGAGTTCGGGCGGCAGTTGGGGGAGATCCTGGTGCCGTATATCCAGCAGGAAAATGCGGACACGGTGGTAATTGGGGGAGAGATTGGACAGACGCTGGCGCTCTTCCTGCCCCAGTTAGAGCAGACGCTTTTTGAGCACGCCTCCCCCGTGCCCATCCGGCAGGCGCAGCTTGGGGAGGCGGCGGCGCTGCTGGGGGCAGCCGCGCTTTGGGAAGATCAACTGGCGTAG